Genomic window (Xylanimonas protaetiae):
CACCATCGGGAACGTCGCCGTGCCCGTCGTCATCGCGCGCGACTTCCAGCGGCGCTCCGCCGTGGTGACGGGCGCGTACTCCGCGATGATGAACGTCGGCTCGGCCCTGGCGACCACGCTCACCGTGCCGCTGGCCGTCGCCTGGGGCTGGCAGTGGGCGCTCGCCGGGTGGGCCGCGATGGCGGTCGTCGCGTTCGTCGTATGGGGCCTCGCCGTCCGCGGGAGCACCGACGTCGCCGCCGCCCGGACGGCCGCGACGTCGCCCCGGCGCGCCGACGGGCCGCCGCACCTCGGCCGCGCGATGACGGTCCTGACCGTGCTGCTGTGCGTCGCGTTCGCGGGCCAGTCGTCGTCGTACTACGCCGTCACCGCGTGGCTGCCGGAGATCCTGCACGCGCGGCTCGGGGTGGACACCGCCGCCGCGGGCGGGCTGTCCGCCCCGTTCCAGCTGTGCGCCGTGCTCGGGTCCCTCGGGGCGCCCCTCGCGCTCGCGCGGCGGGTGCCGCTGCGCGTCGTCTCCCTGACCCTGGTCGCGCTGTGGGTCGCGCTGCCCGCCGGGATGCTCGCCGCCCCGGGCGCCGCGCTGCTGTGGGTCTCGCTCGCCGGCGTCGCGCAGGGCGGCAACTTCACGGTCATCTTCATGCTCATCGCGCAGCGGGCGCCGTCGGTCGCGGCGGCCCGGCGGGCGTCCGCCGTTGTGCAGACCGTCGGGTACGCGTTCGCCGCCCTGGCCCCCACGGCGCTCGGCGCGCTGCACGGCGCGAGCGGCGGCTGGACCGTGCCGCTCGCGGGCGTGCTGGGCGTGCTCGCTCTCATGGGCGTCACGATGGCGGTCGCGACGCGGCCCGCTACCTGAGCAGCACCACGGCGTCGGCGTCGAACCGGAAGAGCCGCCCCGCGACCGCGTAGGGCGTCCGGCTCGACGCCGTCGTCGTCCACACGACGGCGCCGGTGCGCAGGTCCAGCGCCGTCGTGACCTTCTTGCCATCGATCGGGTCGACGGTCTCCTGCTCGCTCGCCGCGGAGACGACGACGACGCGGCGGCCGTCCGTGAGCGCGTCGAGGACGCCGGAGAAGCCCTCCGGCCGCTGTCCGGTCACGTGCGGCTCGTGCGTCCACAGCACCGCGCCCGTCGCGCGGTCGAGGCCCGTGACCACCCGCCCGTCCGACACGACGACGACGTCGGCCGTCCGGACCAGCACCCGCGCGCTCGTGACGGTCTTGGCCGTCCAGAGCGGCGTGGCGTCGTCGGCGTCGTACGCGGCGACGCCGGACCCGCCGCCCGCGACGACGCCCAGGTCCGACGCGATGAGCATCGCCGACGACGGGCCGTCCGTC
Coding sequences:
- a CDS encoding CynX/NimT family MFS transporter, with product MPRALSSRPLVSARSGGFVLVALLLVALNLRAPLTSLPPVVGQVSEALSLTPAQAGLLTSVPVLCFALLTPPASVLVARAGPERAVLAAVVGVFAGQVVRSAGTSLPLALVGTAVLGAGITIGNVAVPVVIARDFQRRSAVVTGAYSAMMNVGSALATTLTVPLAVAWGWQWALAGWAAMAVVAFVVWGLAVRGSTDVAAARTAATSPRRADGPPHLGRAMTVLTVLLCVAFAGQSSSYYAVTAWLPEILHARLGVDTAAAGGLSAPFQLCAVLGSLGAPLALARRVPLRVVSLTLVALWVALPAGMLAAPGAALLWVSLAGVAQGGNFTVIFMLIAQRAPSVAAARRASAVVQTVGYAFAALAPTALGALHGASGGWTVPLAGVLGVLALMGVTMAVATRPAT